From the genome of Victivallis lenta, one region includes:
- a CDS encoding flavin reductase family protein, translating into MKKVIWPGSTQLAPVPAVLVGCGGPGAYNLITIAWAGTVCSKPPMLSISVRPERHSYGLIRESGEFTVNLPTVGQVKETDYCGVVSGADHDKFKETGFTPLAGSQVAAPLVAECPLGLECRVKQTLDLGSHTMFIAEIVAVQVSEEFINAEGRLELERAGLAAYVHGHYFELGGAIGHFGYSVRRKPGPVVRK; encoded by the coding sequence ATGAAGAAAGTCATCTGGCCGGGCAGCACGCAGCTCGCCCCGGTTCCGGCGGTCCTGGTCGGCTGCGGCGGGCCGGGGGCGTACAACCTGATTACGATCGCATGGGCCGGAACGGTCTGCAGCAAGCCGCCGATGCTGTCGATTTCGGTGCGTCCCGAAAGGCACAGTTACGGACTGATCCGGGAATCCGGTGAATTCACGGTGAATCTGCCGACCGTCGGGCAGGTGAAGGAGACCGATTATTGCGGCGTGGTCTCCGGCGCCGACCATGACAAGTTCAAAGAGACGGGTTTCACGCCGCTGGCGGGCTCGCAGGTCGCGGCGCCGCTGGTTGCCGAGTGTCCGCTCGGGCTCGAGTGCCGGGTGAAGCAGACGCTCGATCTCGGCAGTCACACCATGTTCATTGCCGAGATCGTCGCCGTGCAGGTGTCGGAGGAGTTCATCAATGCGGAGGGGAGGCTCGAGCTCGAGAGGGCCGGGCTCGCCGCCTACGTGCACGGCCACTATTTCGAGCTCGGCGGCGCAATCGGCCACTTCGGCTACTCGGTCCGCAGAAAACCCGGTCCGGTGGTGCGTAAATAA
- a CDS encoding anaerobic ribonucleoside-triphosphate reductase activating protein, translating into MDFRGLVKFTLVDYPGKIGCIIFSGGCNLRCPFCHNPCLVFDPSSQPRVTEKEFFHFLERRRGLLEGVVFSGGEPLLHPDAPEVVGRVREMGYLAKIDTNGTLPERVEALLGSCGADAFGIDYKAPAAAYPALTGSSDREIAQKVRRSIGLALDSGAELDVRTTVHKALLNAAALETMYGELKAVGVRSWTLQQYHPVEVIDDELSAKETFSDAELVRIARRLGPEVRVRGLTGRILESA; encoded by the coding sequence ATGGATTTTCGCGGACTTGTCAAATTCACGCTGGTCGATTATCCGGGTAAAATCGGCTGCATCATCTTCTCCGGCGGCTGCAACCTGCGCTGCCCGTTCTGCCATAATCCGTGTCTCGTGTTCGACCCGTCCAGTCAGCCGCGCGTGACAGAAAAGGAGTTCTTCCATTTTCTCGAACGCCGCCGGGGACTGCTTGAGGGAGTCGTCTTCTCGGGCGGCGAGCCGCTGCTGCACCCGGATGCGCCCGAGGTGGTCGGCCGGGTGCGGGAGATGGGCTATCTGGCCAAGATCGACACGAACGGCACGCTGCCGGAGCGCGTCGAAGCGCTGCTCGGCAGCTGCGGCGCCGATGCGTTCGGAATCGACTACAAGGCCCCGGCCGCCGCCTATCCGGCGCTGACCGGCAGTTCCGACCGGGAAATCGCGCAGAAGGTCCGGCGCAGCATCGGGCTTGCCCTCGATTCCGGTGCCGAACTCGATGTGCGCACGACCGTGCACAAGGCGCTGCTCAACGCCGCCGCGCTCGAAACCATGTACGGCGAGCTGAAGGCCGTCGGCGTGCGTTCCTGGACGCTTCAGCAGTACCATCCGGTCGAGGTCATCGATGACGAGCTTTCGGCCAAAGAGACCTTCTCCGATGCGGAACTCGTGCGAATCGCCCGCCGCCTCGGTCCCGAAGTCCGGGTCCGCGGCCTGACCGGAAGAATCCTCGAATCGGCCTGA
- a CDS encoding PqqD family peptide modification chaperone, with protein sequence MRLNPLAMMREEFDGTGIVFDPDNNRAMTLNASGVAVWRVLSTGGTAADAAVRLRETFRGVTPEQAAADVRKFIGALKEKSLLADD encoded by the coding sequence ATGAGACTGAATCCGCTTGCAATGATGCGGGAGGAGTTTGACGGGACCGGCATTGTTTTCGACCCCGACAATAACCGGGCGATGACGCTGAATGCTTCCGGGGTGGCTGTCTGGCGTGTGCTGAGCACCGGCGGTACGGCGGCCGATGCGGCGGTGCGGCTGCGGGAGACGTTCCGCGGCGTCACTCCGGAACAGGCCGCCGCTGATGTCCGTAAGTTCATCGGCGCGCTGAAGGAAAAATCCCTGCTTGCCGACGATTGA
- a CDS encoding HAD-IIA family hydrolase yields the protein MKLIDFWREESVRFDAILFDIDGTLVYGPQPIPGAAEFLALLRRDGTPFFFLTNDGDHTRRQKSGFLNRAGIEAAESEVISCLSVLPELARRRGWDRGTLFQVGRVGDTGGLKLERDLAGLEQCCGVLMGEGNYDWRTSWEALTGFFRRHPDRPFIVPNPDTCWPNAVTGGIGIGAGGQARCIRLLLHEMGTDIEPIYLGKPCTAIYDFAAEQLGMAERSRILCIGDSLASDIRGANNSGMYSGLVLTGITSREQAEQARGEYRPRLVFESV from the coding sequence ATGAAACTCATTGATTTCTGGAGAGAGGAATCGGTCCGGTTCGACGCGATCCTGTTCGATATCGACGGAACCCTCGTCTACGGCCCGCAGCCGATCCCCGGCGCCGCCGAATTTCTCGCTCTGCTGCGCCGGGACGGAACGCCGTTCTTCTTCCTGACCAACGACGGCGACCATACCCGCCGGCAGAAGAGCGGCTTCCTGAATCGCGCCGGCATTGAGGCGGCCGAAAGCGAAGTGATCTCCTGTCTCTCCGTCCTGCCGGAACTGGCCCGGCGCCGGGGCTGGGACCGCGGCACGCTGTTTCAGGTCGGCCGGGTCGGCGACACCGGAGGATTGAAGCTCGAACGCGACCTCGCCGGACTCGAACAGTGCTGCGGCGTCCTGATGGGCGAAGGCAATTACGACTGGCGCACGAGCTGGGAGGCGCTCACCGGCTTTTTCCGCCGCCATCCCGACCGCCCGTTCATCGTGCCGAATCCGGACACCTGCTGGCCGAACGCCGTCACCGGCGGCATCGGCATCGGGGCCGGCGGACAGGCCCGATGCATCCGGCTCCTCCTGCACGAGATGGGGACCGACATCGAGCCGATTTACCTCGGCAAACCCTGCACGGCGATCTACGACTTCGCGGCGGAGCAGCTCGGCATGGCGGAGCGGAGCCGGATTCTCTGCATCGGGGACTCCCTCGCCAGCGATATCCGCGGCGCCAACAATTCCGGCATGTATTCCGGACTGGTCCTGACCGGAATCACCTCGCGGGAGCAGGCGGAACAGGCGCGCGGCGAATACCGCCCCCGTCTCGTTTTCGAATCGGTCTGA
- a CDS encoding ABC-F family ATP-binding cassette domain-containing protein: MAETVLWAADELRLAIGRQTIYDGAEFYINAGERVALVGRNGSGKSTLLRLITGDEIPSSGNITRARNLRVAVLPQDFEVDDGRTIRENVADGLAYFRELQEKFETVSVNSPEHAQIDHELMIHDGWNLETKLGTVLEKLNLSREADRRCHKLSGGEMRRVALARAIISEPDLLLLDEPTNHLDVNTVEWIENFLAEYRGSCLFVTHDRYFLDRIASRIVELSHGRFYSYPGSYAEYLAAKAEREANEDVLEQKRRSFLRSEIDWVRRSPKARLKRNMGRMKRFDEIAAQSGPVRDSEMELLIPAASRLGNKTVDLTDIALAFGGRTIIRNFSFEFEPGSRIGMIGPNGIGKSSLLRIITGQLAPDRGEVRIAPTVEFNYIDQSRIALDPEKTVADELSEGVDTISLGAERISIWGYLKRFLFEDDRINTQVRYLSGGEKARLMLAKILKQGGNFLILDEPTNDLDLSSLRLLEEALASYGGCVLVVSHDRYFLNRVCTGILGFEGDGEIVYTPGDYDYHLEKRRAREAKNAPAVPPKPAAAPEAPKPKQPPKKLSWKEARELEGMEAAILAVEDRIAEIEALFGEPDFYTKHGSESAALQAALDEARAESARLYARWEELEAKRMELEQK; encoded by the coding sequence ATGGCGGAAACGGTATTGTGGGCGGCGGACGAGCTCCGGCTGGCCATCGGGCGGCAGACGATTTACGACGGCGCCGAATTTTACATCAACGCGGGCGAGCGGGTCGCCCTGGTCGGGCGCAACGGAAGCGGCAAATCGACGCTGCTGCGGCTCATCACCGGCGACGAAATCCCGAGTTCAGGGAACATCACGCGGGCCCGCAATCTGCGGGTCGCCGTGCTGCCGCAGGATTTTGAAGTGGACGACGGACGGACCATCCGCGAAAACGTCGCGGACGGGCTCGCGTATTTCCGCGAACTGCAGGAAAAGTTCGAAACCGTCTCGGTCAACTCGCCCGAACACGCGCAGATCGACCATGAGCTGATGATTCACGACGGCTGGAACCTCGAAACCAAGCTCGGCACCGTGCTCGAGAAACTGAATCTCTCCCGGGAGGCGGACCGGCGCTGCCATAAGCTTTCCGGAGGCGAGATGCGCCGCGTCGCCCTCGCGCGCGCGATCATATCCGAACCGGACCTGCTGCTGCTCGACGAGCCGACCAACCATCTCGACGTCAATACGGTGGAGTGGATCGAGAACTTTCTCGCGGAGTACCGGGGCAGCTGCCTGTTCGTGACGCACGACCGTTATTTTCTCGACCGCATCGCGAGCCGGATCGTCGAGCTCAGCCACGGCAGATTCTACAGCTACCCCGGCAGCTACGCGGAGTATCTGGCGGCCAAGGCGGAGCGCGAGGCGAATGAGGATGTCCTCGAACAGAAGCGCCGCAGCTTTCTGCGTTCGGAGATCGACTGGGTGCGCCGCTCGCCGAAGGCGCGGCTCAAGCGCAACATGGGGCGCATGAAGCGGTTCGATGAAATCGCCGCGCAGAGCGGCCCGGTCCGCGACAGTGAAATGGAGCTGCTGATTCCAGCCGCGTCGCGGCTCGGCAACAAGACCGTCGACCTTACGGACATTGCGCTGGCTTTCGGAGGCCGGACGATCATCCGGAATTTCTCCTTCGAATTCGAGCCGGGCTCCCGGATCGGCATGATCGGCCCGAACGGCATCGGCAAGAGCAGCCTGCTCCGGATCATCACCGGGCAGCTTGCGCCGGACCGGGGGGAGGTCAGAATCGCCCCGACGGTCGAATTCAACTACATCGACCAGTCGCGCATCGCGCTTGATCCGGAGAAGACCGTGGCCGACGAGCTCAGCGAGGGAGTCGACACGATTTCGCTCGGTGCCGAGAGGATTTCGATCTGGGGGTATCTGAAGCGGTTTCTCTTTGAGGACGACCGGATCAATACGCAGGTCCGCTATCTCTCCGGCGGTGAAAAGGCGCGGCTCATGCTTGCGAAAATCCTGAAACAGGGCGGCAATTTCCTGATTCTCGACGAACCGACCAACGACCTGGACCTTTCGAGCCTGCGGCTGCTCGAGGAGGCTCTGGCCTCTTACGGCGGCTGTGTGCTGGTGGTCAGCCACGACCGCTATTTCCTGAACCGGGTCTGTACCGGAATCCTCGGCTTCGAAGGGGACGGCGAAATCGTCTACACGCCGGGAGATTATGATTACCACCTCGAAAAACGGCGCGCGCGTGAAGCGAAGAACGCTCCTGCGGTCCCGCCGAAACCGGCTGCCGCGCCGGAGGCGCCGAAACCGAAGCAGCCGCCGAAAAAGCTCTCCTGGAAAGAGGCGCGCGAGCTTGAGGGGATGGAAGCGGCGATTCTCGCGGTCGAAGACAGGATCGCGGAGATTGAGGCGCTCTTCGGTGAACCGGATTTCTACACGAAGCACGGCAGCGAGAGCGCCGCGCTGCAGGCCGCGCTCGATGAGGCCCGCGCCGAATCCGCGCGGCTCTACGCGCGATGGGAAGAACTTGAAGCCAAGCGAATGGAGTTGGAACAGAAATGA
- a CDS encoding FMN-binding protein — MKRLIPGVFAAAAFFVCGAETPAPVKPFAAEAARIFPEAKEYAEQKPGIYLVRDGNQKTLGTLYLETIGDDERQFGYAGTIEIAVLFDNNRQVAGILIGKNQETPSFLNRVRAAKFLESWNKLKLEEIPGKQVDTVTGATYSSSAIRAGVRKLAESYLKPAETAPKPKQPAAAVPVPATAAPRNPEIIQLERRVATLKRIVSGSQVLLKQLRERKEEELQLRLVAALEGPEAAGKFAEEHKLMFFNHPGRGSRKSPVDLAAEKYKNSKSEADLKALKAAILANYERMLETVPPHNAEQEKALAATEARLNALRQKQHSPASAGKMKFSDPEAQAQEDKINRLAAAFRQSRDPKQLEELRKEVTRQLVRGTLTMPARIAEKERELARLREHLEEFTKDPDAVIQSRIDALTR, encoded by the coding sequence ATGAAACGACTGATTCCCGGCGTTTTCGCGGCAGCCGCATTTTTTGTCTGCGGAGCGGAGACGCCTGCACCGGTCAAGCCGTTTGCGGCGGAAGCCGCACGCATCTTTCCCGAAGCGAAAGAGTATGCCGAACAGAAACCCGGCATCTATCTCGTCCGGGACGGAAATCAGAAAACGCTCGGCACTCTTTACCTCGAAACCATCGGCGATGACGAACGGCAGTTCGGCTATGCCGGAACCATCGAAATCGCCGTGCTCTTCGACAACAACCGCCAGGTCGCCGGCATCCTGATCGGCAAGAATCAGGAGACTCCCTCGTTTCTCAACCGGGTCCGCGCCGCGAAGTTCCTCGAAAGCTGGAACAAGCTCAAGCTGGAAGAGATCCCCGGGAAACAGGTCGATACCGTAACCGGGGCAACTTACAGCAGCTCCGCCATCCGGGCCGGTGTGCGCAAGCTGGCCGAGTCCTATCTCAAACCGGCCGAAACAGCGCCGAAGCCGAAGCAGCCTGCCGCCGCCGTCCCGGTCCCGGCAACTGCCGCGCCCCGAAATCCTGAAATCATCCAGCTTGAGCGGCGGGTGGCCACGCTGAAGCGGATCGTCTCCGGCAGCCAAGTACTGCTCAAACAGCTGCGGGAACGGAAGGAAGAGGAGCTGCAGCTGCGCCTTGTGGCCGCGCTCGAAGGGCCGGAGGCCGCCGGAAAGTTCGCCGAGGAGCATAAACTCATGTTTTTCAACCACCCCGGACGCGGCAGCCGCAAAAGCCCGGTCGATCTCGCGGCGGAGAAATACAAGAACTCCAAATCGGAAGCCGACCTCAAAGCGCTGAAAGCCGCGATCCTGGCCAATTACGAGCGAATGCTCGAAACCGTCCCCCCGCACAACGCCGAACAGGAGAAAGCGCTGGCCGCCACCGAAGCGAGGCTGAATGCGCTCAGGCAGAAACAGCACTCCCCGGCATCCGCCGGCAAAATGAAGTTCAGCGATCCCGAAGCACAGGCGCAGGAGGATAAGATCAACCGGCTGGCCGCCGCCTTCCGGCAGAGCCGCGATCCGAAGCAGCTCGAAGAGCTCCGCAAGGAGGTCACCCGCCAGCTGGTGCGCGGCACGCTGACCATGCCCGCCCGCATTGCCGAAAAGGAGCGCGAACTCGCCCGGCTGCGGGAACATCTCGAAGAATTCACGAAAGATCCCGACGCCGTCATCCAGTCCCGCATCGACGCTTTGACCCGATAA
- a CDS encoding alpha/beta hydrolase, which produces MKKYPELTRETAAFIEGLEAKNDPPLYTLSYQDARAVLAAAQSGPTPRPEADVTDFEIPFGEGGAVELRIVRPKGGKGRLPVVFYIHGGGWVMGDKNTHDRLVREIAVRTGAAVVFVNYTPSPEAQYPVPLRQIMTALRYIVAHADELKLDAARIAVAGDSVGGNMAAALTLMCKAENGPRLRFQLLLYPVTDASLDTDSYREFADGPWLTKKAMEYFWDAYAPDKKSRREITASPLLATAEQLKGLPPAFVITDANDVLRDEGEAYAVRLMQAGVPTGAARYAGTIHDFLMLDAVADTIPAKEALAQACGVLREALAE; this is translated from the coding sequence ATGAAAAAGTATCCGGAACTTACCAGGGAAACTGCCGCATTCATCGAAGGTCTCGAAGCGAAGAACGATCCGCCGCTCTACACGCTGAGCTACCAAGACGCCCGCGCCGTGCTGGCCGCCGCGCAGTCCGGCCCGACGCCGCGGCCGGAGGCCGACGTGACGGATTTCGAAATACCGTTCGGAGAGGGCGGGGCGGTCGAATTGCGGATCGTCCGGCCGAAGGGCGGGAAGGGGCGGCTGCCGGTCGTGTTTTATATCCACGGCGGCGGCTGGGTCATGGGGGACAAAAACACGCACGACCGGCTTGTGCGCGAGATCGCCGTCCGCACCGGCGCGGCTGTGGTGTTTGTGAACTACACGCCGTCGCCCGAGGCGCAGTATCCGGTTCCGCTGCGGCAGATCATGACCGCGCTCCGCTACATCGTCGCACATGCGGACGAGCTGAAGCTCGACGCGGCCCGGATCGCCGTGGCCGGGGACAGCGTGGGCGGCAACATGGCGGCGGCGCTGACGCTGATGTGCAAAGCGGAAAACGGCCCGCGCCTCCGTTTCCAGCTGCTGCTCTACCCGGTGACCGACGCATCGCTCGACACGGACTCCTACCGGGAGTTCGCCGACGGCCCGTGGCTTACGAAAAAAGCGATGGAGTATTTCTGGGATGCATACGCGCCGGATAAAAAGTCGCGCCGCGAGATCACTGCCTCTCCGCTGCTGGCGACGGCGGAACAGCTGAAGGGACTTCCGCCTGCCTTCGTCATCACCGATGCGAACGACGTTCTGCGCGACGAAGGGGAGGCGTACGCGGTCAGGCTCATGCAGGCGGGCGTTCCGACCGGCGCGGCCCGCTATGCCGGCACGATCCACGATTTCCTGATGCTCGATGCGGTGGCCGATACGATTCCCGCGAAGGAGGCGCTGGCGCAGGCGTGCGGCGTGCTGCGGGAGGCGCTGGCGGAGTAA
- the gcvH gene encoding glycine cleavage system protein GcvH produces MKYYTEDHEWVEISGEEATVGISEYAADELGEITYVELPEEEDDFIIGDRLGEVESVKASSDIYSPISGTVSQVNEALADEPGLINDSPEEKGWLCRLTNFDSSELDDMMNEDAYQKYLRKLRK; encoded by the coding sequence ATGAAGTATTACACCGAGGATCATGAATGGGTCGAAATATCCGGCGAGGAAGCCACCGTCGGAATTTCCGAGTACGCGGCGGACGAGCTGGGCGAAATCACCTATGTGGAACTGCCCGAAGAAGAGGATGACTTCATCATCGGGGACCGGCTCGGCGAGGTGGAATCGGTCAAGGCCTCCTCGGATATCTACTCTCCGATCAGCGGGACCGTCTCGCAGGTCAACGAAGCCCTGGCCGACGAACCCGGGCTCATCAACGACTCTCCGGAAGAAAAAGGCTGGCTCTGCCGCCTGACCAACTTCGACAGTTCGGAGCTCGACGATATGATGAACGAAGACGCCTACCAGAAGTACCTGCGCAAACTTCGCAAGTAA
- a CDS encoding DedA family protein: MTEIIAEHIAAFAAHAHIWGLLLIFVFMTVESSFIPFPSEVVMIPAGFLAFRGELLTGNFWMDAALAVLSGTAGSLAGAYVNYYLALHLGRRALYKYGKYFFLSEKTLARAEQFFRDYGDIGTFVCRLLPGIRQLVSLPAGFARMNLRRFTIFTAAGAGIWVVILTAAGAWLGHLSRDLGYVELVRKGQLMVSENYIWILAGLAVVTIAYFAVHRRVMRTAVQAE; this comes from the coding sequence ATGACGGAAATCATTGCAGAACACATTGCAGCATTCGCGGCGCACGCCCATATCTGGGGGCTGCTGCTCATCTTCGTTTTCATGACGGTCGAAAGCTCATTCATCCCGTTCCCAAGCGAAGTGGTGATGATCCCGGCCGGATTCCTCGCGTTCCGCGGGGAACTGCTGACCGGCAACTTCTGGATGGACGCCGCTCTGGCGGTCCTCTCCGGCACGGCGGGGTCGCTCGCCGGAGCTTATGTGAACTATTATCTGGCGCTCCACCTCGGGCGCCGGGCGCTTTACAAATATGGAAAATACTTTTTTCTCAGCGAAAAGACGCTGGCGCGGGCAGAGCAGTTCTTCCGCGACTACGGCGACATCGGCACCTTCGTCTGCCGGCTGCTGCCCGGAATCCGGCAGCTCGTCTCGCTGCCGGCCGGATTCGCCCGGATGAATCTGCGCCGCTTCACGATCTTCACGGCGGCGGGAGCCGGGATCTGGGTCGTGATCCTGACGGCGGCGGGAGCGTGGCTCGGCCACCTGTCGCGCGATCTGGGATACGTCGAACTCGTCCGGAAGGGGCAGCTCATGGTCAGCGAGAATTACATCTGGATTCTGGCCGGGCTCGCCGTCGTGACCATCGCCTATTTCGCCGTCCACCGACGCGTCATGCGCACGGCCGTGCAGGCGGAGTAA
- a CDS encoding sugar phosphate isomerase/epimerase family protein — protein MTRDLAVQLYSLRQMAEKDFDAVLKTVADIGFKAVEPAGFWNMTPEEFLKRINDLGLKLYSSHSPWAKPDNLEETIDIAGRLGLDRVVCGYGPEDYKDLDAIKRTAETTSMMQEKLEKAGLMLFQHNHNWEFERIDGRLKYEIYAELCPKVKFQLDAFWSTNFGTEDPVEMMKLFSDRVVALHMKDGILHQGAEELKITNGIYDRKVDLLPLGEGDLPIPAIVAATPDRVNNIVVELDYCRVEMVEALKRSYKYMTSNGLALGNK, from the coding sequence ATGACCAGAGATTTGGCTGTCCAGCTGTATTCACTGCGCCAGATGGCGGAAAAGGATTTTGACGCCGTGCTGAAAACCGTTGCCGATATCGGCTTCAAGGCGGTTGAGCCGGCCGGCTTCTGGAACATGACGCCGGAAGAGTTCCTCAAACGGATCAACGACCTCGGGCTCAAGCTTTACAGCTCGCACTCCCCCTGGGCGAAGCCGGACAATCTCGAAGAGACCATCGACATCGCCGGCCGCCTCGGCCTCGACCGCGTCGTCTGCGGCTACGGCCCGGAGGACTACAAGGATCTCGACGCCATCAAGCGCACCGCCGAAACCACCTCGATGATGCAGGAGAAACTCGAAAAAGCCGGTCTCATGCTCTTCCAGCACAACCACAACTGGGAATTCGAGCGCATCGACGGCCGTCTGAAATACGAAATCTATGCGGAACTCTGTCCGAAGGTCAAGTTCCAGCTCGACGCTTTCTGGTCGACCAATTTCGGCACGGAGGACCCGGTCGAAATGATGAAGCTCTTCAGCGACCGCGTCGTCGCGCTCCATATGAAGGACGGCATCCTGCACCAGGGCGCCGAAGAGCTCAAGATCACCAACGGCATCTATGACCGCAAGGTCGATCTCCTGCCGCTCGGCGAAGGCGACCTGCCCATTCCGGCCATCGTCGCCGCCACGCCGGACCGCGTCAACAACATCGTGGTCGAGCTCGACTATTGCCGCGTGGAAATGGTCGAAGCCCTCAAGCGCAGCTACAAGTACATGACCTCCAACGGTCTTGCGCTCGGCAACAAGTAA
- a CDS encoding type II secretion system protein: protein MKRYFTLIELLVVITIIAILASMLMPALHQARARGKSANCIGNLKQIGAGAMQYVQDYDGFYVKYSNGSAMGGDSGVRFWCGWYENSTYDFTRPEGYLYPYTGGGKVLTCPAFVYTKTIDEVEKGAGYGMLSTLNDIKLSRLRRPSQIVAFQDNATSMATGGKSVAGNPNIFHMESMGFYSLHFRHSRFGNVAWADGHVSSESFSRCTKTRNDVEAAELVGKLGTDDDAHYEIDL from the coding sequence ATGAAACGATACTTCACCCTTATTGAACTGCTGGTCGTCATCACAATCATCGCGATTCTCGCTTCGATGCTGATGCCCGCGCTGCACCAGGCGCGGGCCCGCGGCAAATCGGCGAACTGCATCGGCAACCTCAAACAGATCGGAGCCGGAGCGATGCAGTACGTGCAGGATTACGACGGTTTCTACGTAAAATACAGCAACGGCTCCGCCATGGGCGGCGACTCGGGCGTGCGTTTCTGGTGCGGCTGGTACGAAAACAGCACGTATGACTTCACCCGGCCGGAAGGGTATCTGTACCCATACACCGGCGGCGGCAAAGTGCTGACCTGCCCCGCTTTCGTCTACACGAAAACGATCGACGAAGTCGAAAAGGGAGCCGGTTACGGCATGCTTTCGACCCTGAACGACATCAAGCTCTCCCGGCTGCGGCGCCCGTCGCAAATCGTCGCGTTTCAGGATAACGCGACCAGCATGGCCACCGGCGGGAAGTCGGTCGCGGGCAACCCGAACATCTTCCATATGGAGTCGATGGGCTTCTACTCGCTGCACTTCCGCCACTCGCGCTTCGGCAACGTGGCGTGGGCCGACGGCCATGTGTCCAGCGAAAGCTTCAGCCGCTGCACCAAAACCCGGAATGACGTCGAAGCCGCCGAACTCGTCGGCAAGCTCGGCACCGACGACGACGCCCATTACGAAATCGATCTGTAA